A genomic region of Lachnoclostridium edouardi contains the following coding sequences:
- the mobV gene encoding MobV family relaxase produces MAQHAILRFEKHKGNPARPLEAHHERQKEQYASNPDIDTSRSKYNFHIVKPEGRYYHFIKSRIEQAGCRTRRDSTRFVDTLITASPEFFKKKSPKEIQEFFQRAADFLIGRVGKENIVSAVVHMDEKTPHLHLVFVPLTEDNRLCAKEIIGNRANLTKWQDDFHAYMVEKYPDLERGESASKTGRKHIPTRLFKQAVNLSKQARAIEATLGDITPFNAGKKKEEALSLLKKWFPQMENFSGQLKKYKVTINDLLAENEQLEARAKASEKGKMKDTMERAKLESELKDIQRLVDRIPPEVLAELKRQQRHTRER; encoded by the coding sequence ATGGCACAACACGCAATTTTGCGATTTGAAAAACACAAGGGCAATCCGGCAAGACCGCTGGAAGCCCATCACGAACGGCAAAAGGAACAGTACGCCAGCAATCCCGACATTGACACCAGCCGGAGCAAGTACAACTTCCATATCGTTAAGCCAGAGGGCAGGTACTACCACTTCATTAAAAGCCGCATTGAACAAGCTGGCTGCCGCACCCGCAGGGACAGCACCCGGTTTGTGGATACGCTGATTACCGCCAGCCCGGAATTTTTTAAGAAGAAGTCCCCAAAGGAGATACAGGAATTTTTCCAGAGGGCGGCTGATTTCTTAATCGGGCGTGTAGGGAAAGAAAATATCGTGTCGGCGGTGGTACACATGGACGAGAAAACGCCCCACCTGCATTTGGTCTTTGTCCCTCTGACAGAGGACAACCGCCTGTGTGCAAAGGAGATTATAGGGAATAGAGCCAACCTCACAAAATGGCAGGACGATTTTCACGCCTATATGGTGGAGAAATATCCCGACTTGGAGCGTGGGGAAAGTGCCAGCAAGACAGGCAGGAAGCATATCCCCACCCGTCTGTTCAAGCAGGCGGTCAATCTCTCCAAACAGGCAAGAGCCATTGAAGCCACGCTGGGCGATATTACCCCGTTCAACGCCGGAAAGAAAAAAGAGGAAGCCCTCTCCCTGCTGAAAAAATGGTTTCCGCAGATGGAGAACTTCTCCGGTCAGCTCAAAAAATACAAGGTTACAATAAACGACCTTTTAGCAGAAAATGAACAGTTGGAAGCCAGAGCCAAAGCCAGCGAAAAGGGCAAGATGAAAGATACGATGGAACGGGCAAAGCTGGAAAGCGAGCTGAAAGACATTCAGCGGCTGGTAGACCGTATCCCGCCGG
- a CDS encoding replication initiator protein A, whose protein sequence is MTNTIYIHQPEKAVSFTRLPNFLFEAPTFMPLSNEAKVLYAFILRRTDLSRKNGWVDEYGRIYLYYPINEVVELLHCGRQKAVNTLRELQYAGLVEIQKQGCGKPNRIYPKSYEAVPNTDFKKYGYGTPED, encoded by the coding sequence ATGACAAACACCATTTATATCCATCAGCCGGAAAAAGCGGTCAGCTTTACCCGGCTTCCCAATTTCCTTTTTGAAGCCCCCACATTCATGCCCCTGTCCAACGAAGCAAAGGTACTGTATGCCTTTATCCTGCGCCGGACAGACCTGTCCCGAAAAAACGGGTGGGTGGACGAATACGGGCGGATTTACCTCTACTATCCCATCAACGAGGTAGTGGAGCTGCTCCACTGCGGGCGGCAGAAAGCGGTCAACACCCTGCGGGAACTGCAATACGCCGGACTGGTGGAAATCCAGAAGCAGGGCTGTGGAAAACCCAATCGCATTTACCCAAAATCCTACGAAGCGGTTCCAAACACCGACTTCAAGAAATACGGTTATGGAACGCCGGAGGACTGA
- a CDS encoding cysteine-rich VLP domain-containing protein: MRENPYKRLPPIERKQDGSLYRMTPAQRKQANALIRRECCCYEDGNCMFLDDGDTCTCPQTVSFSVCCKWFRWSVLPQVGTLEAEIFRDKELKRCAVCGRVFVPKSNRAKYCPGCAARVHRRQKTESERKRRSTVDS, encoded by the coding sequence ATGAGAGAGAACCCATATAAACGACTGCCGCCCATAGAGCGCAAGCAAGACGGTTCCCTTTACCGCATGACCCCAGCGCAGCGGAAACAGGCAAACGCCCTGATCCGCCGGGAGTGCTGCTGTTATGAGGACGGGAACTGTATGTTCCTTGACGATGGGGACACCTGCACCTGTCCGCAGACGGTTTCTTTCTCGGTCTGCTGTAAGTGGTTCCGCTGGTCGGTTTTGCCGCAAGTCGGAACGCTGGAAGCGGAGATTTTCCGGGATAAGGAGCTAAAACGCTGTGCGGTCTGCGGCAGAGTGTTCGTCCCAAAGTCCAACCGAGCGAAATACTGTCCCGGCTGTGCCGCCAGAGTTCACAGGCGACAGAAAACAGAAAGTGAACGGAAAAGGAGGTCTACTGTGGACAGTTAG
- a CDS encoding helix-turn-helix domain-containing protein, translating to MELSIQERLKDLRVERGLTLEQLAEQTHLSKSALGSYEGDNFKDISHYALIELAKFYEVTVDYLLGRSQTKNHPNADLADLRLSDDMIELLKSGLVDNSLLCELAVHPDFPRLMADLEIYVNGIAGKQVQSANAIIDAVSATIMKQHNPSLSDPQLRQLIAAHIDDDSFCRYVIQQDINKIALDLREAHKDDFFSVPEDNPLKGLLEAATENASPDSDPEQASLAFICKRLRLNFKKLSGEEKKWLKKISEKSDLLKNPNPQRGRK from the coding sequence ATGGAACTATCCATACAAGAACGATTGAAAGACCTGCGTGTGGAGCGTGGGCTGACGCTGGAACAGCTTGCGGAGCAGACGCACCTCTCCAAGTCTGCGTTGGGCAGTTATGAGGGGGATAATTTCAAGGACATCAGCCATTATGCCCTTATTGAGTTGGCAAAGTTTTATGAAGTGACTGTTGATTATCTGCTGGGGCGTTCTCAAACAAAAAATCACCCAAACGCCGATCTTGCAGACCTGCGTTTGAGTGATGATATGATTGAACTCTTGAAAAGCGGGTTGGTGGATAATTCCCTCTTGTGTGAACTGGCGGTACACCCGGATTTCCCCCGGCTGATGGCTGACCTCGAAATCTATGTAAACGGTATCGCTGGCAAACAGGTGCAGAGTGCAAATGCCATTATAGACGCTGTGAGCGCAACCATTATGAAGCAGCACAATCCCAGCTTGTCCGACCCGCAGTTAAGACAGCTTATCGCCGCCCATATTGATGATGACAGTTTTTGCCGCTATGTGATACAGCAGGACATAAACAAGATAGCTCTTGACCTGCGGGAAGCACATAAGGACGATTTTTTCAGTGTCCCGGAGGACAACCCGCTGAAAGGATTATTGGAAGCCGCTACCGAAAACGCCAGCCCAGACAGCGACCCGGAGCAAGCGTCTTTGGCGTTTATCTGCAAACGGCTGCGGCTGAACTTTAAGAAGCTGTCCGGGGAAGAAAAGAAGTGGCTGAAAAAGATTTCGGAAAAGTCGGACTTGCTCAAAAATCCAAATCCCCAGCGGGGGAGAAAGTAG
- a CDS encoding N-acyl-D-amino-acid deacylase family protein, protein MKILIKNGFLADGSGRPGYYADLLIDGDKIVKIGEIEDFTEGKIIDAKGLTVAPGFIDTHSHSDLQILTDPKVEPKVRQGITTEILGQDGISMAPLPVKYISSWRKNLAGLDGDSDSINWNYETTENYLKMIEGVKPGLNECYLVPHGNIRMEAMGLENRLPDKSELEKMRQITRREMEAGAMGLSTGLIYMPCAYSESKEIIEMCKVVAEYDGSFVIHQRSEADTILDSMEEVIKIGRESGVKIHYSHFKVCGKKNWDKIGQVICLLEKAEAEGIRVSFDQYPYVAGSTMLGVILPPWVHDGGTNKVLERLADDQLRKKMIEDIEQGIPGWDNFVEFAGLDGIFITSVKNKKNEDAVGLNLSQLGKLRGKDPYQAAFDLLLEEENAVGMVDFYGTEEHVQLFMKRPEMNVCTDGLLGGKPHPRVFGAFPRVLGKYVREDQALGLEEAVYKMTKKPADTFNIAGRGYLTEGNYADICIFNPETVIDKGTFTDPVQYPEGIQYVIINGKIVIENGIHTGTRSGVVLRKNRKS, encoded by the coding sequence ATGAAAATACTGATTAAAAATGGTTTCCTGGCAGACGGCAGCGGCAGGCCAGGATATTACGCAGATTTGCTTATAGATGGAGATAAAATAGTAAAAATCGGTGAAATAGAGGATTTTACAGAGGGAAAAATAATTGACGCCAAAGGCCTTACAGTGGCCCCGGGATTTATTGATACTCACAGTCACAGCGATCTTCAGATTCTGACTGATCCTAAGGTGGAGCCTAAGGTGCGCCAGGGAATCACCACGGAAATTCTGGGACAGGACGGTATTTCCATGGCCCCTTTGCCTGTAAAATATATTAGTTCGTGGAGAAAAAATCTGGCAGGTCTGGACGGGGACAGCGACAGTATTAATTGGAATTATGAAACTACAGAAAATTACCTGAAAATGATAGAAGGTGTAAAGCCGGGGCTTAACGAATGTTATTTAGTTCCCCACGGCAATATTCGTATGGAGGCAATGGGGTTGGAAAACCGCCTTCCTGATAAAAGTGAGCTGGAAAAAATGAGACAGATCACCAGAAGGGAAATGGAGGCCGGAGCAATGGGTCTGTCTACTGGTTTAATCTACATGCCCTGCGCCTATTCAGAATCTAAGGAAATCATTGAAATGTGCAAGGTTGTAGCAGAATATGATGGCAGCTTTGTAATTCATCAAAGAAGCGAGGCAGACACAATCCTGGATTCTATGGAAGAGGTTATTAAAATCGGAAGAGAATCAGGGGTGAAAATCCATTATTCCCATTTTAAGGTATGCGGCAAGAAAAACTGGGATAAAATCGGGCAGGTAATTTGTCTGCTGGAAAAAGCGGAGGCAGAAGGAATACGGGTTTCTTTTGACCAATATCCTTATGTGGCGGGAAGTACAATGCTGGGAGTGATCCTTCCGCCGTGGGTACATGACGGAGGCACTAATAAAGTGCTGGAACGTCTGGCAGACGATCAACTGCGGAAGAAAATGATTGAAGATATAGAACAGGGAATTCCTGGCTGGGATAATTTTGTGGAATTTGCAGGATTGGACGGCATTTTTATCACAAGCGTAAAAAATAAGAAAAATGAAGATGCGGTGGGTCTTAATTTATCCCAACTGGGAAAGCTAAGGGGAAAAGACCCGTATCAGGCTGCCTTTGACCTGCTTTTGGAAGAAGAGAATGCAGTGGGGATGGTAGATTTCTACGGAACTGAAGAACATGTGCAGCTATTTATGAAACGGCCGGAAATGAATGTATGTACAGACGGGCTTTTGGGAGGAAAACCTCATCCCAGAGTATTTGGAGCCTTTCCCAGGGTTCTGGGAAAATATGTGAGAGAGGATCAGGCTTTAGGGCTGGAGGAGGCAGTATATAAAATGACCAAAAAACCTGCAGACACTTTTAATATAGCAGGCAGAGGGTATTTGACAGAAGGAAATTATGCTGATATCTGTATTTTTAATCCGGAAACTGTAATTGATAAAGGCACCTTTACAGACCCGGTTCAATATCCGGAGGGAATTCAGTATGTAATTATTAATGGAAAAATAGTGATTGAAAATGGAATTCATACAGGAACCAGAAGCGGAGTTGTTTTAAGAAAAAATCGGAAATCTTGA
- a CDS encoding acyl-CoA thioesterase, whose amino-acid sequence MGFQTYSHKVQYYETDQMGIVHHSNYIRWFEEARIDMLEQMGMGYSRMEQQGIIIPVLSVRCEYRSMTRFGETVEIIPLLRKYNGVRMNIEYTIVDRDTGELRCVGESTHCFLTKDGKPVSLKREYLTMDDMFRSNLPEE is encoded by the coding sequence ATGGGATTTCAGACTTACAGCCATAAGGTACAGTACTACGAGACAGATCAAATGGGAATTGTACACCACAGCAATTATATTCGGTGGTTTGAGGAAGCCAGAATTGATATGCTGGAACAGATGGGAATGGGCTATAGCAGAATGGAGCAGCAGGGTATTATTATTCCAGTATTGTCTGTGCGCTGTGAATACAGAAGCATGACCCGCTTTGGCGAGACAGTAGAGATTATTCCTCTTCTGAGAAAGTATAATGGCGTCCGCATGAATATTGAATACACTATTGTAGATAGAGATACAGGAGAACTCCGCTGTGTTGGGGAAAGTACTCACTGCTTTCTCACAAAGGACGGCAAGCCTGTATCTTTAAAGCGGGAGTATCTGACTATGGACGATATGTTCCGAAGTAATCTGCCGGAGGAATAG
- a CDS encoding GNAT family N-acetyltransferase — MGEILYKKACPGDGEKIVQFYNKVGGETTYLSFGKNQYPLTADQQEKSIQDLRDHTGNIMLIAWSGQEIAGIATVGSSSKEKVRHEGGLGIVVPEKFWSQGIGKELMNRLFTWASENGITTKLRLEVRTDNKKAAALYLKLGFIVEGCLKNAVRLDGVYYDLYTMGRMIEQQKGRIADGISDLQP, encoded by the coding sequence ATGGGTGAAATTTTATATAAAAAAGCCTGCCCTGGGGACGGGGAGAAAATTGTACAGTTTTACAATAAGGTTGGCGGTGAAACTACTTATTTAAGCTTTGGAAAGAACCAATATCCTCTGACAGCAGATCAGCAGGAAAAAAGTATACAGGACCTGAGAGACCATACAGGCAATATTATGCTCATTGCCTGGAGCGGACAGGAAATTGCAGGAATCGCCACAGTAGGCTCCAGCAGCAAAGAAAAGGTTCGCCACGAGGGCGGCTTAGGCATTGTAGTGCCGGAAAAGTTCTGGTCTCAGGGAATCGGCAAAGAACTGATGAACCGGCTGTTTACGTGGGCGTCAGAAAATGGCATTACTACAAAGCTTAGACTGGAGGTTCGCACTGACAACAAAAAGGCGGCGGCTCTTTATTTAAAGCTGGGATTTATAGTGGAGGGCTGTTTAAAGAATGCAGTGCGCCTGGACGGCGTATACTATGATTTATATACAATGGGCAGAATGATTGAGCAGCAGAAAGGGAGAATAGCAGATGGGATTTCAGACTTACAGCCATAA
- a CDS encoding helix-turn-helix domain-containing protein yields MRFRLSLIKYAEKFGVSKAAVKYKTNRQYIYRWKQRYDGSWDSLRDRSRRPHHHPNQHTTQEISLISHM; encoded by the coding sequence ATGAGATTCCGTCTATCTCTTATCAAGTATGCTGAAAAATTTGGCGTCTCTAAAGCCGCTGTCAAATATAAAACTAACAGACAGTATATCTACCGATGGAAACAACGTTATGACGGCTCCTGGGACTCCCTTAGGGATCGTTCCAGAAGACCTCACCACCATCCTAATCAGCATACCACTCAGGAGATCTCTCTCATCTCTCATATGTGA
- a CDS encoding DDE-type integrase/transposase/recombinase: MQRGYSRSISGLYRFLRKQKMMAVKPANPKYVPKPYEQMLFPGQRIQIDVKFVPSICLVNQAQGQSFFQYTAIDEYSRWRFVEAFEEHNTYSSAVFLDHLMKVFPMPIQCVQTDNGSEFTKRFTGTKREENLTLFEERLRQYGIKHKKIRPFTPRHNGKVERSHRKDNERFYATHTLYSFEDFAAQLKVYNRRGYNNFPMRPLGWKTPNEVLRDYLRSV; encoded by the coding sequence ATGCAGCGCGGCTATTCCCGCTCTATTTCCGGGCTTTACCGCTTTCTTCGCAAACAGAAAATGATGGCTGTTAAGCCTGCTAATCCCAAGTACGTTCCTAAGCCCTATGAACAGATGCTTTTTCCCGGGCAGAGAATTCAGATTGATGTAAAGTTTGTTCCCTCTATCTGTCTGGTGAATCAGGCACAGGGACAAAGCTTCTTTCAATACACTGCTATTGACGAATACTCACGCTGGCGCTTTGTAGAGGCCTTTGAGGAGCACAATACTTACTCTTCCGCTGTATTTCTTGATCACCTGATGAAGGTCTTTCCTATGCCCATTCAGTGTGTCCAGACAGATAACGGAAGTGAATTCACTAAGCGGTTTACAGGAACAAAACGGGAGGAAAACCTTACCCTATTTGAGGAAAGACTGCGCCAGTATGGGATCAAACACAAAAAGATCCGTCCCTTTACGCCACGACATAATGGAAAGGTAGAAAGAAGTCATCGAAAGGACAATGAACGTTTTTATGCAACACACACATTGTATTCCTTTGAGGACTTTGCTGCCCAGTTAAAGGTATATAACCGCAGAGGTTATAATAACTTTCCCATGCGGCCTTTGGGATGGAAAACACCCAACGAGGTACTGAGGGATTATTTACGGTCAGTGTAA
- a CDS encoding IS1634 family transposase has translation MAYFLKKTTLKGRTYLAIYDSFYNQEKKGAAHKCYKSLGSVETLKKNGMEDPISFYQQEVALLNQQRKEEGVRKISDISPTLYLGYFPLKAILEKLKIQKYVNYFHLTYDFQFDLYELISTLVYARGVCPCSKNRTFHDVLPNLYHSSHYSYDQLLDGLAFLGENYEKFIEIFTVQTAAVYGLDTSNSYFDCTNFYFEIDREDDFRKKGPSKENKKEPIIGLGLLLDRNQIPVGMKMYPGNESEKPILRDVIDGLKNRNNIMGKTIHVADKGLNCAQNIAFSKQNGDGYLFSKSVKTLPSTEKTWVLLEQDYKDVKDKSGKLLYRYKSCIDTFPYSIEYNGKKQTIMLTEKRLVTYNPSLAAKKRYEINRLVEKAKALTLSQAKRNDFGEAGKYVDFTDKTGNKAKTRINQAAIDKDLELAGYNLLVTSETQMTDQDIYCTYHNLWRIEESFKIMKSDLDARPVFLQKENTIKGHFLICYLTVLLERIFQFKILDEKYSTSDIFRFIKDFRVTKGEHKYINTTRDCTFINDLADKFHLPLTNYFLSETQINTIFNYKL, from the coding sequence ATGGCATATTTTTTAAAAAAGACAACTTTAAAAGGCAGAACTTATCTTGCGATTTATGACAGTTTTTATAATCAGGAAAAAAAGGGGGCAGCTCACAAATGCTACAAATCCCTTGGCTCTGTAGAAACACTGAAAAAGAACGGCATGGAAGATCCAATCTCTTTTTACCAACAAGAAGTAGCTCTCTTAAACCAGCAACGAAAAGAAGAAGGTGTCCGCAAAATTTCTGACATTTCTCCAACTCTTTATCTTGGATACTTTCCACTGAAAGCAATCCTTGAGAAATTAAAAATCCAAAAGTATGTGAATTATTTTCATCTTACATATGATTTTCAGTTCGATCTTTATGAATTGATTTCTACATTAGTCTACGCAAGAGGTGTATGCCCATGCAGTAAAAACAGGACATTCCACGATGTGCTTCCCAATCTGTACCATTCGTCGCATTATTCCTATGATCAGCTTCTTGATGGTCTTGCCTTTTTGGGAGAAAACTATGAAAAGTTTATCGAGATCTTTACTGTACAAACTGCGGCTGTTTATGGACTGGATACTTCAAACTCTTACTTTGATTGTACGAATTTCTATTTTGAAATAGACAGGGAGGATGATTTCAGAAAAAAAGGACCGAGCAAAGAAAACAAAAAGGAACCCATCATCGGTCTTGGGCTCCTTTTGGATCGGAACCAGATTCCGGTCGGTATGAAGATGTATCCGGGAAATGAGTCAGAAAAACCCATTCTACGTGATGTGATTGATGGACTTAAAAATAGGAACAATATCATGGGAAAAACCATCCATGTCGCAGACAAAGGACTTAATTGTGCACAAAACATTGCGTTTTCAAAACAGAATGGAGATGGTTATCTGTTTTCAAAATCTGTAAAAACCTTGCCTTCGACAGAAAAAACCTGGGTATTATTAGAACAGGATTACAAAGATGTCAAAGATAAAAGCGGAAAACTTTTATACCGCTATAAAAGCTGTATTGATACTTTTCCTTATTCCATAGAGTATAACGGAAAAAAACAGACCATTATGCTTACAGAGAAACGCCTGGTTACCTACAATCCTTCCCTTGCTGCAAAAAAAAGATATGAAATAAACCGCCTTGTAGAAAAAGCAAAAGCACTTACCCTGTCACAAGCCAAAAGGAATGACTTTGGAGAAGCAGGAAAATATGTGGATTTCACAGATAAAACAGGAAATAAAGCAAAAACAAGGATTAATCAGGCTGCCATCGATAAGGACCTCGAACTTGCCGGATACAATCTTCTGGTCACATCCGAAACCCAGATGACAGATCAGGATATTTACTGTACTTACCATAATCTGTGGAGAATTGAAGAATCCTTTAAGATTATGAAATCAGACCTGGATGCACGGCCGGTATTTCTTCAAAAAGAAAATACGATTAAAGGCCACTTTTTGATTTGCTATTTAACAGTTCTCTTAGAGAGGATTTTTCAATTTAAGATACTGGATGAAAAATATTCAACTTCAGATATATTTAGATTCATTAAAGATTTCAGGGTAACAAAAGGCGAACATAAATATATAAACACCACAAGGGATTGTACTTTTATAAATGACCTAGCTGATAAATTTCATCTTCCTTTAACGAATTACTTTCTATCTGAAACTCAAATAAACACCATTTTTAATTATAAACTATAA
- a CDS encoding V-type ATP synthase subunit I, protein MAVLQMQKISICALKKNRKAILELLQASGVVEINYLDVKDSGFEKMDTMASRQLFEKNAVTADQALEILQEYAPEKKSLFSSLEGKKILESEIFEKTKEDSRPVMEAARQIIAFNKKIAEDKAGIAKLEGQIESLVPWMNLDVPMTYGGTDKCRALIGSISGSVSLEELYKAVGEKTPDVESLDIQIIGSDKDQTCIAVICLIEEAAQVEEGLRAAGFAKPSQPVDEIPAVQTERWKKKISMLKDEIASSGKKLEEYGEFRQQLQIVSDYYRIRSQKYEVLGGLLQSKKTFLVTGYMPEKEMSRLEARLTEQFDLVFEKEEIEEGEEPPVLLKNSALASSAEGVTASFGLPGRGEMDPTSVMSLCFIFLFGLMLSDAAYGFIVFAACFVALRKFPNMDGGLKKSLQLFMYCGISTLVWGILFGGYFGDVITVVSRTFFGREVTVPALWFVPLDDPVRMLMYSMLFGVIHLFLGLAMKGYLCIKDKRYLDFFCDVVLWYMLLVGLIMILLPTDLFASISQMHFEFSPAVSALSKVLAGAGAAGILFMSGRSSKNPALRVALGAYDLYNLTGWLSDVLSYSRLLALGLATGVIASVINQMGSMAGSGIFGAIIFIIVFIFGHLFNLAINLLGAYVHTCRLQYVEFFGKFYEGGGRPFIPFRQDTKYINIKED, encoded by the coding sequence ATGGCAGTATTGCAGATGCAGAAAATCAGTATTTGTGCGCTGAAGAAGAATAGAAAAGCCATTTTAGAGCTGCTTCAGGCTTCCGGTGTTGTGGAGATCAACTACCTGGATGTGAAGGACAGCGGATTTGAAAAGATGGATACTATGGCTTCCAGGCAGTTGTTTGAGAAAAATGCTGTGACTGCCGATCAGGCATTGGAAATACTGCAGGAATATGCTCCAGAGAAAAAGTCCCTGTTTTCCAGCTTAGAGGGAAAAAAGATTTTAGAGTCTGAGATTTTTGAGAAAACAAAAGAGGACAGCAGGCCTGTGATGGAGGCTGCCCGGCAGATTATTGCTTTCAACAAAAAGATTGCTGAGGACAAAGCCGGGATTGCCAAATTGGAAGGCCAGATTGAAAGTCTGGTTCCGTGGATGAATCTGGATGTTCCCATGACATATGGGGGAACTGACAAATGCCGTGCTTTAATAGGAAGTATTAGCGGTAGTGTTTCCCTGGAGGAGCTATATAAGGCGGTGGGAGAAAAAACGCCGGATGTAGAGTCTTTAGACATACAGATTATAGGATCAGACAAAGATCAAACGTGTATTGCAGTAATTTGTTTAATTGAGGAGGCAGCTCAGGTGGAAGAAGGCCTGAGGGCTGCAGGTTTTGCAAAACCATCTCAGCCGGTGGATGAGATACCGGCAGTACAGACGGAAAGATGGAAGAAGAAAATCAGTATGCTGAAGGATGAAATTGCTTCTTCAGGTAAGAAGCTGGAGGAGTATGGAGAATTCCGCCAGCAGCTTCAGATTGTTTCGGATTATTATAGAATCCGCTCTCAGAAATATGAGGTGCTGGGAGGCCTGCTTCAGTCGAAGAAAACATTTCTGGTTACAGGATATATGCCGGAGAAGGAGATGAGCAGGCTGGAGGCCAGGCTGACAGAGCAATTTGATCTGGTTTTTGAAAAGGAAGAAATAGAAGAGGGGGAGGAGCCTCCTGTACTTCTGAAGAATTCGGCCTTGGCTTCATCTGCGGAAGGAGTTACAGCTTCATTTGGACTGCCGGGCAGAGGTGAAATGGACCCAACCTCAGTTATGAGCCTGTGCTTTATTTTTTTATTTGGACTTATGCTTTCAGATGCAGCTTACGGCTTTATTGTATTTGCCGCGTGTTTTGTGGCTCTCAGAAAGTTTCCAAATATGGACGGCGGGTTGAAAAAGTCTCTCCAGCTGTTTATGTACTGCGGAATATCCACTTTAGTTTGGGGAATTCTGTTTGGAGGATATTTTGGCGACGTTATCACTGTAGTATCCCGTACATTTTTTGGCAGAGAAGTAACGGTGCCTGCGCTGTGGTTTGTACCTTTAGACGATCCGGTGCGTATGCTGATGTACTCCATGCTGTTTGGAGTGATTCACTTATTCCTGGGCCTGGCCATGAAGGGATATTTATGCATCAAGGATAAACGGTATCTGGACTTTTTCTGTGATGTAGTGCTGTGGTATATGTTGTTGGTAGGCCTTATTATGATTCTGCTGCCCACTGATTTGTTTGCATCTATTTCACAGATGCATTTTGAGTTCTCACCGGCTGTCAGCGCCTTGTCAAAAGTCCTGGCGGGAGCGGGAGCGGCAGGCATTCTGTTTATGTCGGGAAGAAGCAGCAAAAATCCGGCCCTCAGAGTGGCTCTGGGAGCTTATGATCTTTATAATCTTACTGGATGGCTGTCAGATGTGCTGTCTTATTCCAGATTATTGGCCTTAGGTTTGGCCACAGGAGTTATTGCCTCTGTTATTAACCAGATGGGAAGTATGGCAGGGTCGGGAATTTTCGGAGCCATTATTTTTATAATAGTATTCATTTTTGGACATTTGTTTAATCTGGCGATTAATTTGCTGGGTGCATACGTCCATACCTGCCGTCTCCAATATGTAGAGTTTTTTGGAAAGTTTTACGAGGGCGGAGGAAGACCATTTATTCCTTTTAGACAGGATACAAAATATATAAATATTAAGGAGGATTAA
- a CDS encoding V-type ATP synthase subunit K has protein sequence MSGIVFALLGAAVAVGLAGAGSACGVGIAGQAAAGVVTEDPSKFAKVLILQLLPGTQGIYGLLVGFLVLSQIGLLGGGADMEMSLAQGLLYFAACLPIGFVGLISGIYQGRASVASIGIVAKKPEQFGKAMLFPAMVETYAILALLVSILAVSAL, from the coding sequence ATGAGCGGTATTGTATTTGCATTATTAGGCGCTGCAGTTGCAGTAGGTCTGGCGGGAGCAGGTTCAGCCTGCGGAGTTGGTATTGCAGGTCAGGCTGCGGCCGGCGTTGTGACAGAGGACCCAAGTAAGTTTGCCAAGGTTCTGATTTTACAGCTGCTTCCTGGTACACAGGGTATTTACGGACTTTTGGTAGGATTCCTGGTACTGTCTCAGATTGGTCTTCTGGGCGGAGGAGCAGATATGGAAATGTCTCTGGCTCAGGGCCTCCTTTATTTTGCAGCCTGCCTTCCTATTGGATTTGTAGGATTAATTTCCGGAATCTATCAGGGACGTGCATCTGTGGCTTCTATTGGAATTGTGGCTAAAAAGCCAGAGCAGTTTGGTAAAGCTATGCTGTTCCCTGCAATGGTTGAGACATATGCGATTCTGGCACTTCTGGTTTCTATCCTGGCAGTCAGCGCCCTGTAA